A region from the Bacillota bacterium genome encodes:
- a CDS encoding MerR family transcriptional regulator, translating into MAEGYRIGELAEKSGLSKRTIHYYLSRGLLPPPRGAGPRSFYTEGHLLRLELLKKLQERYWPLDKIREHLNTLSDEDVRRELQELQRQSCEKPGISPASELKLLEAWETPEDFAAGGITECLKIDIACGISLLFPKELQEKHLKTVLHIVRYARKLLHDGGG; encoded by the coding sequence GTGGCAGAAGGATACAGGATAGGGGAACTGGCGGAAAAAAGCGGGCTTTCGAAAAGGACGATCCACTATTACCTCAGCCGGGGGCTTCTTCCTCCACCCAGGGGTGCAGGGCCCCGGAGTTTTTACACCGAGGGGCACCTGCTCAGGCTCGAACTCTTAAAAAAACTCCAGGAAAGGTACTGGCCGCTGGACAAAATCCGGGAGCACCTGAACACCCTCTCAGACGAAGATGTGAGAAGGGAACTCCAGGAACTTCAGAGGCAGTCGTGCGAAAAGCCGGGCATTTCTCCCGCTTCGGAGCTTAAGCTCCTTGAGGCCTGGGAAACCCCGGAGGATTTTGCTGCCGGCGGGATCACGGAGTGTTTGAAAATCGACATTGCCTGCGGCATCAGCCTGCTGTTTCCCAAAGAGCTGCAGGAAAAGCACCTCAAGACCGTTCTCCACATTGTCAGATACGCCAGAAAACTTCTGCATGACGGCGGAGGTTGA
- a CDS encoding DUF1648 domain-containing protein has translation MQGWGPAVGGALPVLPGCQALPGSKWETRKEVHIKMMTREKRPVLKLPLTRTEIGFEVIAALGVLGIIFMTVLFWPVLPELVPRHFGFMGKADAWADRNFVIFLPAIALLLYAAMTALGRYPHLFNYPWAITPENARVQYRLARTFFIVVKTEVVWSFAYVQWKSIQVALGRAEGLGAAWTPVFLIVVFGTLGLYLYRASRFK, from the coding sequence GTGCAGGGCTGGGGCCCGGCAGTGGGAGGGGCACTGCCGGTGCTGCCGGGCTGCCAGGCGCTGCCGGGCAGTAAATGGGAGACGCGCAAGGAGGTTCACATCAAGATGATGACCAGAGAGAAGAGGCCTGTGCTGAAGCTGCCTCTTACCCGCACGGAAATCGGCTTCGAAGTTATTGCCGCCCTGGGTGTTTTGGGCATTATCTTCATGACGGTACTCTTCTGGCCGGTGCTGCCCGAGCTGGTGCCCAGGCACTTCGGATTCATGGGGAAGGCCGACGCCTGGGCGGACAGGAACTTCGTCATCTTTCTTCCTGCTATAGCCCTTCTGCTTTATGCGGCGATGACGGCGCTCGGGCGCTATCCCCATCTATTCAATTACCCCTGGGCGATCACTCCGGAAAATGCGAGGGTTCAGTACCGGCTGGCCCGGACCTTTTTTATTGTTGTCAAAACCGAAGTGGTCTGGTCCTTTGCCTACGTCCAGTGGAAAAGCATCCAGGTTGCGCTGGGCCGGGCAGAAGGTCTCGGGGCTGCCTGGACGCCGGTCTTCCTGATAGTCGTGTTTGGGACGCTGGGGCTTTACCTGTACCGGGCGAGCCGGTTTAAGTGA
- a CDS encoding PocR ligand-binding domain-containing protein has protein sequence MRQQTKTTGRWERRVLLEKYYRELKQLGLQGLLDKLSLALGLAMIVTDNRGRPLMQNRHLSPFCKVLRGHPRGRTRCEASRLASVRAATVAADVVLHTHAGLVHIAAPLRVNGETMAVVLAGGNATLVPPEKEIVQAIARDTGLAEEDLLAAAARVPVWTEARLRKVADAVFAVAAIIGELLHARLQLQQRVEELTALFSFARTVSASLDVSQVATWALEAVLALTGATSGSVMMLPEPLGEGRKAEVAATVESRHEFRVIPAAEVIASVEKEARAAHFDSRPGEATREEKRPAVALPLVVGSRVTGILTIAGKPKGARFSEDEAAFLTTLGTGLGLALENARLYSTLRQHYVRVVRALAAALEAKDRYTQGHSLRVAQWARACAVHLGLSIEEQEHAYTAGLLHDIGKIGVSETVLAKPAPLTEEERAHVEQHPVLGAKILEPAGLPAPVIAAVRHHHEDYDGGGYPDGLAGEDIPLLARIIRVADAYDAMSSERPYRPAFTRERAREELARNAGRQFDPRVVEVFLRLPPEETDALAVSGPHPDIPLAFGPSSATGRA, from the coding sequence ATGCGGCAGCAGACCAAAACAACCGGCAGATGGGAAAGACGTGTTCTCCTTGAGAAATATTACAGGGAACTAAAACAGCTCGGTTTGCAAGGATTACTGGATAAGTTGAGCCTCGCCCTCGGGCTGGCGATGATCGTTACCGATAACCGGGGCCGGCCTTTAATGCAGAACAGGCACCTGTCGCCTTTTTGCAAAGTTCTACGCGGGCACCCCCGGGGAAGGACGCGCTGCGAGGCGTCCCGCCTGGCCTCGGTCAGGGCTGCTACCGTGGCGGCCGACGTGGTGCTGCACACCCACGCCGGGCTGGTGCATATAGCCGCGCCGCTGCGGGTCAACGGCGAAACCATGGCGGTGGTACTCGCCGGCGGCAACGCAACGCTGGTGCCACCGGAAAAAGAAATCGTGCAGGCCATCGCACGGGACACCGGCCTCGCGGAAGAAGACCTCCTTGCTGCCGCGGCGCGTGTGCCCGTCTGGACGGAGGCCCGCCTGCGCAAGGTGGCGGATGCCGTCTTCGCCGTCGCCGCCATCATCGGCGAACTGCTGCACGCCCGCCTACAATTACAACAAAGGGTGGAAGAGCTAACCGCCCTTTTCTCCTTCGCCCGGACCGTTTCCGCCAGCCTGGACGTGAGCCAGGTGGCCACCTGGGCCCTGGAAGCGGTGCTGGCCCTGACCGGCGCCACCAGCGGCTCCGTTATGATGCTGCCCGAACCTCTGGGGGAAGGGAGAAAGGCAGAAGTAGCGGCCACCGTCGAATCGCGCCACGAGTTTCGCGTGATTCCCGCCGCCGAGGTGATAGCCTCCGTCGAAAAAGAAGCGCGCGCCGCGCATTTCGACAGCCGGCCCGGTGAAGCCACCCGCGAGGAGAAGCGGCCGGCGGTGGCCCTGCCCCTGGTCGTCGGCAGCAGGGTCACCGGGATTCTGACCATCGCGGGAAAGCCGAAGGGGGCACGGTTCTCGGAGGACGAAGCCGCCTTTCTGACCACGCTGGGCACAGGCCTCGGCCTGGCGCTGGAAAACGCCCGCCTCTACTCCACGCTCCGGCAACACTACGTGCGCGTTGTGCGGGCGCTCGCGGCGGCCCTGGAGGCCAAGGACCGCTATACCCAGGGCCACTCGCTCCGGGTGGCCCAATGGGCGCGGGCCTGCGCCGTTCACCTGGGACTGAGCATCGAGGAGCAGGAACACGCTTATACGGCGGGACTCCTGCACGACATTGGCAAAATCGGCGTGAGCGAGACCGTACTGGCCAAGCCCGCGCCCCTCACCGAAGAAGAAAGGGCACACGTGGAGCAGCACCCCGTGCTGGGAGCGAAAATCCTCGAACCGGCCGGACTGCCGGCCCCGGTCATCGCGGCCGTGCGCCACCACCACGAAGACTACGACGGCGGCGGCTACCCCGACGGATTGGCAGGCGAAGACATACCTCTGCTGGCGCGCATCATCCGCGTTGCCGACGCCTACGACGCTATGTCCTCGGAGCGGCCGTACCGGCCCGCCTTCACGCGGGAACGGGCGCGGGAGGAGCTGGCGCGGAACGCGGGACGCCAGTTCGACCCCCGGGTGGTAGAAGTGTTTCTTCGGCTGCCGCCGGAAGAAACGGACGCCCTCGCCGTCTCCGGGCCCCACCCCGACATCCCGCTTGCCTTCGGTCCTTCCTCTGCTACCGGGCGGGCCTGA
- a CDS encoding DUF6516 family protein yields MRPCDTSRLVEIAVIEFADIVEEAYCPDPGEVRIILIDGSYIDIWFSLKLKGRYSYHWERRALDGKIYRHDNAPHKRWEGIVTFPRHFHNGSEAHVEASNLSEVPEEALRQFLSFARDIISKSGK; encoded by the coding sequence GTGAGGCCTTGCGATACCTCCCGGCTGGTGGAGATAGCGGTGATAGAGTTTGCCGACATTGTGGAAGAGGCCTACTGTCCTGATCCTGGCGAAGTGCGCATTATTCTGATTGACGGCAGTTACATCGATATCTGGTTTTCTTTGAAGCTTAAAGGACGGTACAGCTACCACTGGGAAAGAAGAGCCCTTGACGGGAAGATTTACAGGCATGATAACGCTCCCCATAAGCGGTGGGAAGGGATCGTTACTTTTCCCAGGCATTTTCACAATGGAAGCGAGGCTCATGTCGAGGCGAGCAACCTGAGCGAGGTACCGGAAGAGGCCTTGAGGCAGTTTTTGAGTTTTGCAAGGGATATTATTTCAAAAAGCGGAAAATAA
- a CDS encoding DUF255 domain-containing protein has protein sequence MDRKYNGRKPNRLIHEKSPYLLQHAYNPVDWYPSPVKFFEDLPARIFSGAYWL, from the coding sequence ATGGACAGGAAATACAATGGCAGGAAACCCAACAGGCTTATTCATGAAAAAAGCCCCTACCTGCTCCAGCACGCGTACAACCCCGTCGACTGGTACCCCAGCCCGGTAAAGTTCTTCGAGGACCTTCCTGCGCGAATTTTTTCAGGTGCTTACTGGTTATAG
- a CDS encoding GAF domain-containing protein encodes MDLLSKEENRPYCAPAASGRAAETATGLRALLETSLDRVLRALGLEMGAIWLHPHRVTRGLPEKVVAFGKAAAQAGLNIPDVQAVPDWQKVGETHPGLAPLADVMGCMGIRASIAVSLQHEGHAGGLAVAASQPRAWTGTEIALVETVAHLLKAAIESLLTEEERRRVNRALKVLGKCNEAVVRAADETLLLREVCRLLVEDGGYRLAWVGFAEQDPAKTVRPVAQAGFEEGYLETVTITWDDSEHGRGPTGTAIRTGRPAVVRNMLTDPAYTPWREEATRRGYASSIALPLTAGAQTFGALNIYAAEPDAFAPDEVELLRRLADNLAFGIQTLRARIALRESVAKYRTLVEQASDGIFLADAQGRLVDVNPSGCAVLGYTRDEILQLSIQDLIPPEDLAAQPIRFDELRPGKTILVERRLRCKDGSLVPVEISAKVLDNGLLQGIVRDATGRKQMEEEIRRQAARAGALLRIASRLNAQLDLGRVLQVVCEETRAALHVPVAAVLLYDERRNVLNLAADSGLPPGLAERMRLLPRSLYEGYILQGDPIVIISDLRAVPDRRVADLCVDYNLRTGVGVKMQRDGHFIGVLTLITAGEVRHFSAEEVALLQGLADQAAQAITNARMFDETRRRLKLVQALRNIDLAITGSLDLRVTFSVVLDEITAQLDLDAAAILLFNLHTQTLEYAAWRGFRTAAIRRLRLRLGEGYAGRAALERRTIYIPFLPEDARDPVQATLLADEGFVTYCAIPLIAKGQIQGVLEVCHRSGVEPDGEWLEFLETLAGQAAIAIDNVALLDQLQRSHLELILAYDSTIEGWSRALDLRDRETEGHSQRVTEMTLRLARALGMKEEELVHVRRGALLHDIGKMGVPDGILLKPGPLTPEEWEIMRRHPQYAYEMLFPIAYLRPALDIPYCHHEKWDGTGYPRGLKGEQIPLAARIFAWWTCGTP; translated from the coding sequence ATGGATTTGCTGAGTAAAGAGGAAAACCGCCCTTACTGCGCCCCCGCCGCAAGCGGCAGGGCGGCGGAAACCGCTACTGGCCTGCGCGCGCTTCTGGAAACCAGCCTCGACCGCGTGCTCCGGGCGCTGGGCCTGGAGATGGGGGCTATCTGGCTCCATCCCCACAGGGTGACGCGCGGCCTGCCGGAGAAAGTGGTTGCGTTCGGGAAAGCTGCGGCTCAAGCCGGCCTGAACATCCCTGACGTGCAGGCCGTTCCCGACTGGCAAAAGGTCGGGGAGACCCACCCCGGGCTGGCACCGCTGGCAGACGTAATGGGGTGTATGGGCATCCGGGCTTCCATCGCCGTTTCCCTCCAACACGAAGGGCATGCCGGCGGGCTTGCTGTGGCGGCGTCCCAACCGCGGGCGTGGACCGGCACGGAAATAGCACTTGTGGAGACCGTGGCCCACCTGCTTAAAGCGGCCATCGAAAGTCTGCTGACGGAGGAAGAACGCCGCAGGGTGAACCGCGCTCTCAAAGTGCTCGGCAAGTGCAACGAGGCAGTGGTGCGGGCGGCGGATGAAACCTTGCTGTTGCGGGAGGTTTGCCGCCTGCTGGTGGAGGATGGCGGGTACCGGCTGGCCTGGGTGGGCTTTGCCGAGCAGGATCCGGCCAAAACGGTGCGCCCGGTGGCGCAGGCCGGATTTGAAGAAGGCTATCTAGAAACGGTCACCATCACCTGGGACGATTCGGAACACGGGCGCGGGCCCACCGGCACGGCCATACGCACCGGCCGGCCGGCGGTTGTCAGAAACATGCTGACCGATCCCGCTTACACTCCCTGGCGCGAGGAGGCCACGCGGCGCGGGTATGCCTCATCCATCGCCCTGCCGCTCACCGCCGGGGCTCAGACGTTCGGCGCGCTCAACATTTATGCTGCGGAGCCGGATGCTTTTGCGCCGGACGAGGTCGAGTTGCTGCGTAGACTGGCAGACAACCTTGCGTTTGGTATTCAGACCCTGCGCGCCCGGATTGCGTTGCGCGAGAGCGTGGCGAAGTATCGCACCCTGGTGGAGCAGGCCTCCGATGGTATCTTCCTGGCCGACGCACAGGGGCGCCTTGTGGACGTGAACCCCAGCGGTTGCGCCGTGCTCGGTTACACGCGTGATGAAATACTGCAACTCAGCATCCAGGACTTGATCCCGCCGGAGGACCTGGCCGCCCAGCCCATTCGCTTTGACGAGCTGCGGCCCGGGAAGACCATTCTCGTCGAGCGGCGGTTAAGGTGCAAGGACGGCTCACTCGTGCCGGTCGAGATCAGCGCCAAAGTGCTGGACAACGGGCTGCTGCAGGGCATCGTCCGCGATGCCACCGGGCGCAAGCAGATGGAGGAGGAAATCCGCCGCCAGGCCGCCCGCGCCGGGGCGCTGTTGCGCATCGCCTCCCGCCTTAACGCCCAGCTCGACCTGGGCCGCGTGCTGCAGGTGGTTTGCGAGGAAACCCGCGCCGCGCTCCACGTGCCCGTGGCGGCCGTCCTGCTGTACGACGAGCGGCGCAACGTGCTCAACCTGGCCGCCGACTCGGGCTTGCCCCCGGGGCTAGCCGAGCGGATGAGGCTGCTCCCGCGGTCCCTTTACGAGGGATACATTCTGCAGGGGGATCCCATCGTCATAATTTCCGATCTCCGGGCCGTCCCTGACCGGCGCGTGGCGGACCTGTGCGTCGATTACAACCTCCGCACCGGTGTCGGCGTAAAGATGCAGCGGGACGGGCACTTCATCGGCGTTTTAACCCTAATCACCGCGGGCGAAGTGCGCCACTTTTCCGCCGAAGAAGTGGCGCTGCTCCAGGGCCTGGCGGATCAGGCCGCCCAAGCCATTACCAACGCCCGGATGTTTGACGAAACGCGGCGCCGCCTGAAGCTCGTGCAGGCCCTGCGCAACATCGACCTGGCCATCACGGGGAGTCTCGATCTGCGCGTCACCTTCAGCGTGGTACTGGACGAGATAACCGCTCAGTTGGACCTGGACGCTGCGGCCATCCTGCTCTTCAACCTGCACACCCAGACGCTGGAATACGCCGCCTGGCGCGGCTTTCGCACAGCGGCCATCCGGCGTCTCCGCCTGCGCCTGGGCGAGGGTTACGCCGGCCGTGCCGCTCTCGAACGCCGCACCATATACATTCCCTTTCTGCCCGAGGACGCGCGCGACCCGGTCCAGGCCACGCTTCTGGCGGACGAAGGCTTTGTCACCTACTGCGCGATACCCCTCATCGCCAAGGGGCAGATCCAGGGGGTGCTGGAAGTGTGCCACCGGTCGGGCGTCGAGCCTGACGGGGAGTGGCTGGAGTTTTTGGAAACTCTGGCCGGGCAGGCCGCCATTGCCATTGACAACGTCGCCCTGCTTGACCAGCTGCAGCGTTCCCACCTGGAGCTGATCCTGGCGTATGATTCCACCATCGAGGGCTGGTCGCGCGCCCTCGACCTGCGGGACAGGGAAACCGAAGGCCACAGCCAGCGCGTCACGGAGATGACCCTGCGCCTGGCACGGGCACTGGGAATGAAGGAAGAGGAGCTGGTGCATGTGCGCAGAGGAGCCCTGCTGCACGACATCGGCAAGATGGGCGTCCCCGACGGCATCCTGCTCAAGCCCGGGCCGCTTACCCCGGAGGAGTGGGAGATCATGCGCCGGCACCCGCAGTACGCCTACGAGATGCTCTTTCCCATTGCCTACTTGCGCCCGGCGCTGGACATCCCTTACTGCCACCATGAGAAGTGGGACGGCACGGGCTACCCGCGGGGGCTGAAGGGTGAGCAGATTCCGCTGGCGGCGCGCATCTTTGCCTGGTGGACGTGTGGGACGCCTTGA
- a CDS encoding GerMN domain-containing protein, with protein MTKKKNPRARRFTALLICLSLLPLALLPFFAGGCAPRSDVEELQARNRALEKRAAELERELRAERARGQEETVTLYLVRQTENDFWLVPEVRKIRRQPNMLKAALEELIRSPVNPIPKETRVIDVTVKDFVAYPDFSQEITRMSVGSKGEALVVAAIANTLIKFPGVEKVQILVNGRKVESLAGHVDVSQPVGRSDEFLLLEQ; from the coding sequence ATGACGAAAAAGAAAAACCCCAGGGCACGCCGGTTCACCGCGCTCCTTATTTGCCTTTCCCTGCTTCCGCTCGCGCTCCTGCCTTTCTTCGCAGGCGGCTGCGCCCCGCGCTCCGATGTTGAGGAGCTCCAGGCCAGAAACCGGGCCCTGGAAAAGAGGGCAGCAGAACTCGAACGGGAACTCCGCGCGGAAAGAGCGCGCGGGCAGGAGGAGACCGTCACCCTCTACCTCGTCCGGCAGACGGAAAACGACTTCTGGCTCGTCCCGGAGGTCCGCAAAATCCGCCGCCAGCCCAACATGCTCAAAGCGGCGCTGGAGGAGCTCATCCGCAGCCCTGTCAACCCTATTCCTAAGGAGACCAGGGTGATCGACGTTACGGTGAAAGACTTCGTGGCCTACCCTGACTTCTCGCAGGAAATCACCAGGATGTCGGTGGGAAGCAAAGGCGAGGCCCTGGTGGTGGCCGCCATTGCCAACACCCTGATCAAGTTCCCGGGTGTGGAAAAGGTCCAGATTCTTGTCAACGGCAGGAAAGTCGAGTCGCTGGCCGGCCACGTCGATGTCTCGCAGCCCGTGGGCCGCAGCGACGAGTTCCTGCTGCTCGAGCAGTAA
- a CDS encoding VIT domain-containing protein, which yields MERSGLAVLGEVGEIPLKSVKITGDLCLPFARITVVQCYENTGGESIEAVYTFPVPDTAVVLGFTARIGERAIKGEIRKREEASQVYRDAVQAGDGAVLLEQHRPNIFQLSVGHLLPGETVEVEISYLEELQCQDRELRLAIPMVVAPRYIPGIKTGEKRGPGLADPTDRVPDADFITPVVGDADYRATLDLRVLAPQSTLFDSPSHRIHVDWIAENTARITFAGASVAMDSDFVLICTLDEEMRAGGVIYSKDGQEKLLHLMFLPELEPQAPPGGKTYLFVIDISGSMMGIKLEQAKSALQLCLRNLVAGDSFNIIAFNHACTRFSKKAVPFSQQSLDQAGRWIESLQASGGTEILEPLASCLKGGGGSEDCIILFFTDGQVGNEREVLAFAERHLRKGRIFTFGIDTAVNSYFLNELARVGRGRAEFVYPGERIDDKVLRQFSRIVSPFVEDAQIEWGGNRVKDHFPRRIGIIYDMEPLHVFARVKGEPGGNVVLRGRIKGKDGDTVFESRIDLNTLPRCSDADLLEKAWAHRIIRELEQELDCVSGRNRKKIEAEIERLSLEHGIISSLTSFVAVEERLEKATGLPVTRPIPVSPPRGWEMFGLSRMWLSDGAVFSRMAEFSGVPYESGVFEDAVFSGMADSSVSLFDASIPCFSIPPRGVLGEQEAPDGPGAAGLLRMLARTQMADGVFADGEAQDLNQKLETTALSILAFLLSNEDICIYLNQLRKSLRFILEVLGDGKVRFDLEREADARLCLLLFLALKQSLLRGVVKRKERSAVQGLVQGLLGRLEEALQTAARVSGTIRQAVEGAEHFEQPESAAALLDFLGISSSLPDAGDWKNVSPSVLARHALLAIYKNHFYNQ from the coding sequence GTGGAGAGGAGTGGTTTAGCCGTGCTCGGGGAGGTCGGCGAGATTCCTCTTAAGAGTGTGAAGATTACCGGGGATCTCTGCCTTCCCTTCGCCCGCATCACCGTTGTGCAGTGCTACGAAAACACCGGTGGCGAAAGCATCGAGGCAGTCTATACCTTTCCCGTTCCGGATACAGCTGTGGTGCTCGGCTTCACGGCCCGCATCGGTGAAAGAGCGATCAAGGGGGAGATCAGGAAAAGGGAAGAGGCATCTCAGGTTTACCGGGACGCCGTGCAGGCGGGCGACGGGGCAGTGCTCCTGGAGCAGCACCGGCCCAACATATTCCAGCTCTCGGTGGGCCATCTGTTGCCCGGTGAGACCGTCGAAGTGGAAATCTCCTACCTGGAAGAATTGCAGTGCCAGGACCGGGAGTTGAGGCTGGCGATCCCGATGGTTGTGGCTCCTAGGTACATCCCCGGCATCAAAACCGGAGAGAAAAGGGGCCCCGGCCTGGCAGATCCCACCGACCGCGTGCCTGATGCTGATTTCATCACCCCTGTCGTCGGAGATGCAGACTACCGGGCAACCCTGGACCTGAGGGTGCTCGCTCCGCAATCCACCCTCTTTGATTCTCCCAGCCACAGGATCCATGTCGACTGGATCGCCGAAAACACTGCCCGGATCACCTTTGCCGGGGCCTCCGTCGCCATGGACTCTGACTTCGTTCTGATCTGCACCCTGGACGAGGAGATGAGGGCGGGTGGTGTGATCTACTCGAAAGACGGGCAGGAAAAGCTGCTGCACCTAATGTTTCTCCCAGAGCTGGAGCCGCAGGCCCCGCCTGGGGGAAAGACCTACCTTTTCGTGATCGACATTTCCGGCTCCATGATGGGGATAAAGCTCGAGCAGGCCAAAAGCGCCCTCCAGCTTTGCCTGAGAAACCTTGTTGCCGGGGACAGCTTCAACATCATTGCCTTCAACCACGCCTGCACCCGTTTTTCAAAAAAAGCCGTCCCCTTCAGCCAGCAGAGCCTCGACCAGGCCGGCCGCTGGATTGAGAGTCTTCAGGCTTCGGGTGGAACGGAAATCCTGGAGCCCCTGGCCTCCTGCCTGAAGGGCGGTGGAGGTTCCGAAGACTGCATCATTCTTTTCTTCACGGACGGCCAGGTGGGCAACGAACGGGAGGTATTGGCTTTCGCCGAACGGCACCTCAGAAAAGGAAGGATCTTTACCTTCGGAATCGACACCGCAGTGAACAGCTATTTCCTCAATGAGCTTGCCCGGGTGGGCAGGGGAAGAGCGGAATTCGTCTATCCCGGCGAGCGGATCGACGACAAGGTTTTAAGGCAGTTTTCCCGGATCGTGTCACCTTTTGTCGAGGATGCGCAAATTGAATGGGGTGGCAACAGGGTGAAAGACCATTTTCCCCGCAGGATTGGCATCATCTATGACATGGAGCCGCTCCACGTTTTTGCCCGGGTGAAAGGTGAGCCCGGGGGAAACGTAGTACTCAGGGGCAGGATTAAAGGAAAAGACGGGGATACGGTATTTGAGAGCCGGATTGACCTGAACACCCTCCCCCGCTGCAGCGATGCGGATTTGCTGGAAAAAGCCTGGGCGCACCGGATAATCCGGGAACTGGAACAGGAGCTGGACTGCGTGTCCGGCAGGAACAGGAAAAAAATCGAAGCGGAAATCGAGAGGCTCTCCCTCGAGCACGGCATCATTTCCTCCCTTACCTCCTTCGTAGCTGTTGAGGAAAGGCTGGAGAAAGCCACAGGTCTGCCTGTAACACGCCCGATCCCGGTATCACCACCCAGGGGCTGGGAGATGTTTGGACTCTCTCGCATGTGGCTGAGCGATGGCGCAGTGTTTTCCAGGATGGCAGAATTCTCAGGAGTGCCTTATGAATCGGGAGTATTTGAAGACGCAGTGTTTTCTGGGATGGCAGACTCATCAGTGAGCCTTTTCGATGCCAGCATTCCCTGTTTTTCCATTCCTCCCCGGGGGGTTCTGGGCGAGCAGGAAGCTCCGGACGGGCCGGGCGCTGCAGGCCTGCTCAGGATGCTTGCCCGGACGCAGATGGCCGACGGGGTTTTCGCCGATGGCGAGGCCCAGGACCTGAACCAGAAGCTGGAAACCACCGCTCTCAGCATCCTGGCGTTTTTGCTCAGCAATGAGGATATCTGCATTTACCTGAACCAGCTCAGGAAGTCTCTTCGCTTCATCCTGGAAGTTTTGGGAGACGGAAAAGTGCGCTTTGACCTGGAGAGGGAAGCTGATGCCAGGCTCTGCCTGCTCCTCTTCCTGGCTCTGAAGCAATCTCTGCTCCGGGGGGTCGTGAAAAGAAAAGAGAGAAGTGCGGTACAGGGGTTGGTACAGGGGTTGCTCGGGCGGCTGGAGGAGGCGCTGCAGACTGCCGCCCGGGTTTCCGGGACGATCAGACAGGCGGTAGAGGGAGCGGAACACTTTGAACAGCCCGAGAGCGCAGCAGCCCTTCTGGATTTTCTGGGGATCTCCAGCAGCCTGCCGGATGCCGGAGATTGGAAAAACGTTTCCCCGTCTGTGCTTGCCCGCCACGCCCTCTTAGCCATTTATAAAAACCATTTCTATAACCAGTAA
- a CDS encoding amidohydrolase family protein yields the protein MRRFNSCYNCGMRRSSFLDAHIHLWEFCLFNYFTNLAGVSSKEELVTALKADPLEGWYVGVRFNQESLKEKALPERSFLDRAFGKAPVLIFRTCLHLAIANTAAMEALGRPAPEGIFREADVFAILNELPERLKLDPELIVKEGVAGLESLGVTRAIDMGMDLSKRKFFGKIDYYTTDFRLLGEALGFKLFLDGSLGARTAALSEEYSDDPGNCGVLNYSDAELLEMVERVHRAGKPVACHAIGDRAADQFLRVIGKSRHPQDRLEHAQYLRHDQIDALAELGVAVCIQPIFSREIPWARERLGPRRIKTAYAWGLLLKRGVRLLAGSDAPVDAVSPFEAANAAASLKGAQRLARAQALDLFGRANWEFYGWEPGAPEEKRSESGRLT from the coding sequence TTGCGGCGGTTCAATTCATGCTATAATTGTGGCATGAGGAGAAGCTCTTTTCTCGACGCCCACATCCACCTCTGGGAATTCTGCCTTTTCAATTACTTTACAAACCTGGCCGGGGTTTCCTCAAAAGAAGAGCTCGTCACGGCCTTAAAAGCAGACCCCCTTGAGGGATGGTACGTGGGAGTGCGCTTCAACCAGGAATCCCTAAAAGAGAAGGCCCTCCCGGAGAGATCTTTTCTCGACCGCGCCTTTGGGAAGGCTCCGGTGCTTATTTTTCGCACCTGTCTGCACCTTGCGATCGCAAATACCGCAGCTATGGAGGCGCTGGGACGCCCGGCGCCGGAGGGGATTTTCCGCGAGGCCGACGTCTTCGCCATCCTGAACGAGCTTCCAGAAAGGCTCAAACTCGACCCCGAACTCATCGTCAAAGAAGGAGTTGCCGGGCTGGAAAGCCTGGGAGTAACGAGGGCCATCGACATGGGGATGGACCTTTCCAAAAGGAAGTTCTTCGGCAAAATTGACTACTATACCACCGATTTCCGGCTCCTCGGGGAAGCCCTGGGGTTCAAGCTGTTCCTGGACGGGAGCCTGGGGGCGCGCACCGCCGCCCTGAGCGAGGAGTACAGCGACGACCCCGGGAACTGCGGGGTTCTCAACTACTCCGACGCCGAACTCCTGGAGATGGTGGAGAGGGTACACCGGGCAGGCAAGCCGGTGGCCTGCCACGCCATCGGAGACAGGGCCGCAGACCAGTTCCTCAGGGTGATCGGGAAATCCCGCCACCCGCAGGACAGGCTGGAGCACGCCCAGTACCTGCGGCATGACCAGATCGACGCCCTCGCGGAGCTGGGGGTTGCGGTGTGCATCCAGCCCATCTTCTCCCGGGAGATCCCCTGGGCGAGAGAGCGCCTGGGTCCCAGGAGAATAAAAACCGCCTACGCCTGGGGGCTGCTCCTCAAGCGGGGGGTGAGGCTCCTCGCAGGGTCAGACGCCCCCGTGGACGCGGTGAGCCCCTTTGAGGCAGCTAACGCCGCCGCTTCCCTGAAAGGGGCGCAACGCCTCGCCCGGGCGCAGGCGCTCGACCTCTTCGGCCGCGCCAACTGGGAGTTCTACGGCTGGGAGCCCGGCGCCCCGGAGGAAAAAAGATCTGAATCCGGCAGGCTCACTTAA